In Rhipicephalus sanguineus isolate Rsan-2018 chromosome 1, BIME_Rsan_1.4, whole genome shotgun sequence, the DNA window gaggcatctgaggttttcgccttaaagggacactaaaggcaaatattaacgatactgattgttgcaatagcgttgcagaaacctcgtagtgcttgttgcGTGAAAAGGaattgcttattttgaaagaaaattacgttttagtggtccgcacggcattagcgcacttcaaatcacccgcctgaacagaccttctgacgtagcagttgccgtgcccaacgttgcccgcctttactgcccggtcgccgaagctacggtttcttgcgcaacagcggtcATCAACCTTGTCAAGACGCAGCCaccggccactccgaaactgtatagttcactgtaacggagcttagcttagccagcagcagcagaagtagagtatcggcagggcgaaaatagcgagaccagagcacacgcagcagtacgcgataccggaactaccactgagacgcgcagctcggcgaaaacggaacttttcgACAACTCACGCCGTTTCCCAcggtagcgccaagaggttctttgtCCATGAATCAAataaaacgaacaagcagcattttattacgtcttgtgatccacgggaggttctttttttgttgcaacTAGTTTTATTAGTGGTGGTTAATCGTACTCGGGACTccaaatgtcccactcgtggcgcacatcgtcacctacatttaccttaatttctcgattactagagcactgctgttggtaCTATTCACGTTTTAGACGTTCCCACACATTGACCTATCACtccgacataaattgttatttgcctttagagtccctttaataAGCTGTCTTCGTCTTTTACCTGAAGCATATTCCACATAATCTTAAAATACACGTTAATATGGAAATTATACATTCGACAGTCGAGTCCATATTCGAGCGTTTTCTTCACGAGTATTTGCTTGCGGATGGATTGGAAAACTTCTGCATCGGAACAATGATAGAGACAAGAGAGGAAAACAAGCTCGAATGATAGACTAAGGTACCAGATCTTTCATAAAGCTACGGTTATGTAGAGACAAGCTTCTGCGTTGCATTAAGCTGAAATTCTCTGCACTGGAACACTCAAGCTCGCAGCCTGGTTCATTCAGTGCGCGTATTGTTCGAGACCCAGTACACTTTTTTCATATAAAAGCAGCAGGTTCTGAAGACAGAAAGAGCACACGGTTCTGATGTATTGAGGGGCCTTTTATGCAGTTATCTACACGAGTTCATCTACACGTGTAGAAATTACTTGCTCTATAATTCTCTGTACGCACTAATCGACGAAGGAGGGATgaaactttaaaaaaagaaacaataaaaaatggaGAATGAATGAACATACAAATAGCGGAACTGCCGAATGTCCAAATAAATGATTCGCTCATTGTTAAGTGAAGCGCAGAGCGGTTGGATCTACTTAATGGAATATAGGTCAGCGAATAAACGAGCGGATGAATGAATGATCGAGCGAAGGAGGTGGCGGCGGGCGCGCTTCATATTTTCGCGAACGGGGCAGGCAACTCGGGAGCACCGCGTGGCTACTGCCGACAGTCGCGCCCCCTGGCAAACGCCGTGCGCGGGCGCGCTTGGAAAGGGTGAGTGCAGCGGGAGGGAAGGGCAGGAGCGAACAAAACAGCAGGGAAAGGCATCCCCCGGACTCGTAGCGAAACGCGGTCTCTAGCGCGCGGTTGCAGCCCGCTGTGCGTCCCGCCAAAGGCGCGGTCCGTTCCCGTCGGCCTGGTCCGTCTGCGAGAGGAGAGCTCACAGTCTCGCATCGTCTGTGCGGTGTTCGACTCTGTACTGTTCTTCAAGAATTCGGCTTGTTTTCCGTCGGCGCCTCCAGCGTCCCACCAAGTGCACGGACTTCGTcaagcaacctttttttttttcgcactgatTTCTTTTGCTGAACTCTGGACTCGTGATACCTGTTGCTTCGGATTTTAAAGACAGTTCCGTCAAAGTTCGGGTACATATtcccagtgctttttttttttatcgttactCCGTGTTAAATAGCTCACAGACATATTACGAACATTAACCATTCATCGCGACTCTTTACTATACTTACTGGTGGTACGAGACAAGTGTAGTTTAACTGTGtacctctgtctctctcttttttttttattgcctccgGGAGTCAGCAAAAGCAGAAGACTGCAATTTTTCGAAGCATTTTTTTCTCtggcccatttttttttattttagtacagaagtgcgtttttttttttctgtgtatgcGTCTGCTCGTCGAACATACACTTGCCGTCAGTTGTGCGCCGAAGTGTGACCGAGCGCAAACGGGACTTTTCCATCATATAGCCAGTAAGTACCGCCTTTCTAGTTCAACGCGGTAGCCTCGCATCTTTTCGCAAACAATTAATCTAACTTCCCTAACATTTTTCTTCAGCGGCATCCGAACACTGGTTACCGACGACTGGCACTTCGTCGAACCACCAAATGCAATAGAATTCTGAAAAGTGGCCGGCGGCATTTTGCTCGGAAACGCGAAGCTCTCTCGATAGGGTTTGGGTTGCAAACTGCATCATTTATCCCGTGGCGGTGACCAAATCAATTTGTTAAAGTACAGCTGCGGGCAGCAGGCTCGCATTTGAAGCACTTGAGGAAAGACGCTCGTTGAAGCACTGTTTATCCAGGAAAGTCTGTTTGAATTCCCAacgaagaaaaagttatttctgATTCGAACTTACGAGGGGCCCCGATGATGGACTTTCCAATGATGCCGCTGCCCCCGGTGTCGGAAGCTCCGACCACGAGCGCCAAAGTTTCGGTGGCTATGGGTCACGTAGCAACCGAGCCCACGCTTGCCTCGGGGTCCTGGGCGCCGTCCCAAGAGAATTCGACATTGGCGGCGTTCCGGGCCAACCTAACGGCCGACGATTATCCCCCAATGAACGCTTTGGGCTTCGAGCTTCAGGCGTTCCTCATCGCGCTGTACAGCTTGACCGCGCTGCTGGCGCTGGGCGGCAACGTGATGGTCATCGTGGTGCTCCTCCTGGGCCGTCGGTCGTCGCGCGAACTCAGACTGTTCCTGGTG includes these proteins:
- the LOC119375502 gene encoding G-protein coupled receptor 83, whose protein sequence is MMDFPMMPLPPVSEAPTTSAKVSVAMGHVATEPTLASGSWAPSQENSTLAAFRANLTADDYPPMNALGFELQAFLIALYSLTALLALGGNVMVIVVLLLGRRSSRELRLFLVNLALSDIAMAVFSIPFTYTDFMLGRWIFEPLFCPVVLFMQHVSVIVSVYTLTAIGVDR